The following coding sequences are from one Manduca sexta isolate Smith_Timp_Sample1 chromosome 7, JHU_Msex_v1.0, whole genome shotgun sequence window:
- the LOC115446068 gene encoding DNA topoisomerase 3-beta-1, with protein MKTALMVAEKPSLAQNLANILSNGKCGTNKGTNAACAVHEWNGTFKNEPVHYKMTSVCGHVMSLDFTGKYNNWDKVDPIELFSCPTEKKEAMPRLRIPAFLSQESRGCDYLILWLDCDKEGENICFEVMSCVQPYMKGDVLSPQVTYRARFSAITEKDIKAAMLNLVRPNENESRSVDARQELDLRIGCAFTRFQTKYFQGRYGDLDASLISYGPCQTPTLGFCVQRHDEIQTFKPETYWVLRVTASTSEGRELPLEWKRVRSFEKDIANMFLAGIKEIKEATVVNIQAKEKIKPRPVALNTVELMRVASAGLGMGPHHAMQVAERLYTQGYISYPRTETTSYPENYDLMGTLRQQQNSVKWGTEVRAIIANGINKPKKGHDAGDHPPITPMRPATEAELEGDMWRIYDYVTRHFIATLSRDCKYCSTTITFQIGTETFYYTGNTLVDAGYTEIMHWQAFGKDEFVPVLQVDDLLRAHDHRLVECQTSPPDYLTESEVITLMEKHGIGTDASIPVHINNICQRNYVTVGSGRRLVPTNLGIVLVHGYQKIDPELVLPTMRSAVEEQLNLIAVGRADFQAVLSHTTEIFRRKFQYFVRSIEAMDQLFEVSFSSLKASGKALSRCGKCRRYMRYIQAKPARLHCSHCDDTYGLPQNGTVRIYRELKCPLDDFELLTWSSGNKGKSFPLCPYCYNHPPFRDMRKGFGCNSCTHPTCPYGVNSTGVSGCVECESGVLVLDPSAPKWKLACNRCDVIINIFEEATRVAVCEQQCAACGAQLVTAEYRAGRTRLPAALTEMTACLYCEPSFSALVEKHRAVCARATPARPRGPRARTNKHRNKQPKDKMAQLAAYFV; from the exons ATGAAGACAGCACTAATGGTGGCTGAAAAGCCATCGTTAGCTCAAAACTTGGCTAACATACTCAGCAACGGAAAATGCGGCACCAACAAAG GAACAAACGCGGCATGTGCTGTACACGAATGGAACGGAACGTTTAAAAACGAGCCGGTTCATTACAAAATGACGTCGGTTTGTGGGCATGTGATGAGTTTGGATTTTACGGGTAAATACAATAATTGGGACAAAGTTGATCCTATCGAGCTGTTTAGCTGCCCTACGGAAAAGAAGGAGGCGATGCCTAGACTGAGAATACCGGCGTTTCTGTCTCAGGAGTCGAGAGGGTGTGACTATCTCATTCTGTGGCTTGATTGTGACAAAGAAGGAGAGAACATTTGTTTTGAG GTAATGTCATGTGTACAACCATATATGAAAGGGGATGTGCTGTCCCCTCAAGTGACATACAGGGCGAGGTTCTCAGCTATCACAGAGAAGGACATCAAGGCGGCCATGTTGAACCTGGTCAGACCTAATGAGAATGAGTCGCGCAGTGTGGACGCAAGGCAAGAACTTGATTTGAGGATTGGATGTGCATTTACTAGGTTCCAGACTAAATATTTTCAAG gcAGATATGGAGATCTTGATGCATCCCTCATATCCTACGGACCATGCCAAACACCGACTCTAGGTTTCTGTGTACAACGCCATGATGAAATCCAGACTTTCAAGCCTGAAACATACTGGGTGCTCAGAGTGACCGCAAGTACATCTGAGGGTAGGGAGTTACCCCTTGAGTGGAAGAGAGTGCGGTCATTTGAGAAGGATATAGCAAATATGTTTCTTGCGGGCATCAAGGAGATTAAAGAGGCAAC GGTAGTTAATATTCAAGCTAAAGAGAAGATTAAGCCACGTCCAGTCGCCCTTAACACTGTGGAGCTGATGAGAGTTGCTAGTGCGGGTTTGGGAATGGGACCCCATCATGCTATGCAG GTGGCCGAGCGCTTGTACACACAAGGTTACATCTCATACCCGCGCACAGAGACAACTAGTTATCCAGAAAACTATGATCTCAT GGGAACACTACGCCAACAACAGAATTCAGTAAAATGGGGCACTGAGGTGCGAGCGATCATTGCAAATGGTATCAACAAGCCGAAGAAAGGTCACGACGCTGGTGACCATCCACCCATCACGCCAATGAGACCGGCTA CCGAGGCGGAGTTGGAAGGCGACATGTGGCGCATATACGACTACGTGACGCGCCACTTTATAGCGACGCTGTCACGGGACTGCAAATATTGCAGCACCACCATTACCTTCCAGATTGGAACGGAAACCTTCTACTACACCGGGAACACCCTTGTGGACGCAGGATACACCGAGATTATGCATTGGCAG GCATTTGGCAAAGATGAGTTCGTGCCAGTATTGCAAGTGGATGATTTGTTGCGAGCGCATGACCATCGTCTCGTTGAATGCCAGACCTCGCCGCCAGACTATCTCACCGAGTCAGAG GTAATCACCCTAATGGAGAAGCATGGTATAGGAACCGACGCGTCCATACCGGTCCACATTAACAACATATGCCAACGGAACTACGTTACCGTCGGCAGTGGAAGGAGGCTCGTCCCCACCAATCTGGGCATAGTGCTTGTGCACGGGTATCAAAAG attgATCCAGAGCTAGTCCTACCCACAATGCGTTCAGCAGTAGAGGAACAGTTGAACCTGATCGCGGTAGGTCGGGCCGACTTCCAAGCCGTACTCTCCCACACCACTGAGATATTCCGTCGCAAGTTCCAGTACTTCGTGAGATCTATAGAGGCCATGGACCAGCTGTTTGAGGTCAGCTTTTCGTCTCTGAAGGCGAGCGGTAAAGCGCTGTCAAGATGTGGGAAGTGCAGGCGGTACATGAGATATATTCag GCCAAACCGGCGCGTCTCCACTGCTCGCACTGCGATGACACGTATGGCCTGCCGCAGAACGGCACCGTGCGCATCTACCGCGAGCTCAAGTGTCCGCTCGACGACTTCGAGCTGCTCACCTGGTCCTCGGGCAACAAGGGCAAGAGCTTCCCGCTCTGCCCATATTGTTACAACCACCCACCGTTCAG GGACATGCGCAAAGGTTTCGGTTGCAACTCGTGCACGCACCCGACGTGTCCGTACGGCGTGAACTCGACCGGCGTGTCGGGCTGCGTGGAGTGCGAGAGCGGCGTGCTCGTGCTCGACCCCTCCGCGCCCAAGTGGAAGCTCGCCTGCAACCG TTGCGACGTGATCATCAACATATTCGAGGAGGCGACGCGCGTGGCGGTGTGCGAGCAGCagtgcgcggcgtgcggcgcgcaGCTCGTCACGGCGGAGTACCGCGCCGGCCGCACGCGCCTGCCCGCCGCTCTCACCGAGATGACGGCCTGTCTGTACTGCGAGCCTAGCTTCAGTGCGCTG GTGGAGAAGCACCGCGCGGTGTGCGCACGCGCAACGCCGGCGCGACCACGAGGCCCGCGCGCGCGCACAAACAAGCACCGCAACAAGCAGCCCAAGGACAAGATGGCGCAGCTCGCAGCTTACTTTGTGTAA
- the LOC115446054 gene encoding NEDD4 family-interacting protein 1: protein MSHPRVDNVHASGQLRVILPASMENMPPPFMDINNMQEIPPPQADFSAPPPYDVAANSKLPTYEEVQREKQMEGEGPPQMLPPHQPTFAAFVTVEQTEGSTEPLDPENSLLGTDIMFLTSFIVAFLFNWIGFLLLMCFCHTVASRYGALAGFGLSLAKWTLIVKHSTELASHENSWLWWLIMAFGILICVRAIIQYLNIKRGWRLLSGTAQERLLFFY from the exons ATG AGCCACCCTCGAGTTGATAATGTGCATGCATCGGGTCAATTGCGAGTGATCCTCCCTGCTTCGATGGAAAATATGCCTCCTCCGTTCATGGACATTA ATAACATGCAAGAGATACCGCCTCCGCAGGCTGATTTCTCGGCGCCGCCGCCGTACGATGTCGCCGCGAATTCCAAACTACCCACATATGAGGAGGTGCAGCGAGAGAAACAGATGGAAGGCGAGGGGCCTCCTCAG ATGCTGCCCCCGCACCAGCCTACATTCGCGGCGTTTGTAACAGTGGAGCAGACAGAGGGCAGCACCGAGCCGCTCGACCCGGAGAACAGCCTCCTCGGCACCGATATCATGTTCCTCACGtcttttattg TGGCGTTCCTGTTCAACTGGATCGGGTTCCTGTTGCTGATGTGTTTCTGCCACACGGTGGCGAGCCGCTACGGCGCGCTGGCCGGGTTCGGTCTCTCGCTCGCGAAGTGGACGCTCATCGTGAAGCACTCCACGGAACTCGCCTCGCACGAGAACTCCTGGCTCTGGTGGCTGATCATGGCTTTCG GTATACTGATCTGCGTGCGCGCCATCATCCAGTACCTGAACATCAAGCGCGGCTGGCGGCTGCTGTCGGGCACTGCGCAGGAGCGACTGCTCTTCTTCTACTAG